The genomic window AATAGACAGACCCCAAAGCAGGAACGTAAAGTTTATGCAGGATTTAAACAACGTATACAGGTCAAAAAAGATTTGATAATGAGTTCTGATGATACAATCATTAGTGAACATACACCACTAAGTAGTAATACAAATGACTCTTAAAATTAcatgtacttttaaatttaaacattccaaattttattgcttttattttatacattttttttttaagactgtACTTTAGGTAACAATTATtggtattcatttatatttaattatatacataatacaattcaatttaaaaatgtagtcaTTTGAGTCCTTTGTTCAAAtatcctatttaaaaaaatgtaatcattttaatatttacatacaattgaacatataaaaaatgttggttaAGTTTATTTGgtctagatattattttattgaatagttttaaggacatattatgtatcacttttgaaaaaaaaaattgattagttatatgtattattatatttagaactGGTTTTTAGCTCTTGTTCCATAGTTTTTAcagctatatttattaatattgtatgttaaattttagtattattaattattattaattataattatttaaaatatttttacattattatttagatctttaatttgataaatgtaaatttgtcataattattaatgattataatataacaatattacaatacatgtttatttcttttatcttaaattttaagttctaTACCTTAATGACATTAATTTATggcaaattaaattgattgaacatttaaaataaagaagcaataaaaaaataatagtttattccAGTATGTGATCAAATTATCAAAGAACTAGTGAGATATTGCATAATAGTTTTCCCATTCCAAGATAtcattagattaatttttgtgattaGCTTTctacaatcaaaataataggAGGATGCATAATTATGGAGGtgactttaaatattaaatatactgtaataatgTGCAGTACAAAACACATGACAGAACTCGAGAGTCAATGATCTGTCTACATAAGGGGTCCCCGACCAATCTTTCTAGGAATATAAGtcgatcattataaaaattaattttaccattattGGTCGAtcgcataataaattattatgattattattattattatgaagaaacaataaataattattctttggAGCttagacctttttttttatttactcatcAAAGACCTAAATTATCCTGGATGTTGATCATCAGGgacataaaatttcaaatgtagcTCTTGTTTAAAAAGGTTTGCAAATCCTGGTCTACATTAACATATGTGCAGTAAATCAAACACTAATTAATCTGCAACTAGTCCTTAattctatgaaaaaataaatactgagtaagaattttaaataaaaattggacCTATGCGGTTATTTAGatcattatataagttttaaattaaagatattttatacatttaaatgatccatcttaataatatttttaaattcaataattaccaGTTAATATgctttagttaaattattctgtttttacaatttaataggaactttaagtacatatttatcattattttttaataacactaGTGCTCTGGTAAATATAGATTACCATTTCCTATCAAAAGGATTAATTTCATGCCTaagcagtttttattttttttaagtaataaaaatattaaataacatttttgatgaaacaaaacaaaaaaatatattaaacatcataatataggtattgcaCATCATACTGTGTTCTCCaggcacaaaataaaaacaattaaaattataataaaataaataaaataacttatataatggtaaaagaaaaatacaattactgCATGGAAACTATAATTAGGgtcataaacttataaatgtaatcaCCGATTAAGTCTTATAAAGGAGATACTCTTTAAGAGCGTTGGGTAATGGTAATTTTGATACAGATGCTGCTTTGATGTTCTTCAGAATAGTTTCCCTGCACGCACTCTGCAACGAATTCACTAGaaacacaaaaacaatttcatgaTAATTACTGAATACAAAATACCAAAGTATATGTAAAAGCAGGAacagcattattattaatatttatctataaagcTGATAGAATCACAGAACTATTCTGTGATAGAATCATTAGAGTTGTGGGCAATGCAGTGTACAATAAATGTCAAGCATTTGTTTcagtcaaattaaataagaacCAAACAACAACTATCAAGTAAGGAGGCACGGTTTAAACGCAAGGACCTTGGTAACTCAACATCTATAAGATTACAAACACTGTGTAACATGCATTTTGATGGcatttgtagaaaaataatgcACACCGATCACCAAAACATCTGcacttatgtataattatggaTTATTAACAGTCACTGCTTACCGTTGTACACTTGTATTACACGGACCCGTTTGGTGGCACCGTATACATCGATGACTGCTCTGATAGGACCATCGTTATACGGTATGGTCCTCGAAAGCGGTACGACAAACTCGCCGTTGATGATGAAATGCATGACGGCCATGTTCTGGCCGCAGGGCAAGTACAACACGCCGACCCTGCTGCCCACGTCCGTCGGCAGGATATCCATTTTGTCGTCGCGCGACGACTTGAGAATGCTGGTCGGGAACGTGCCCCGGGACGTGAATACGTGATTGCCGTCCAGCCGGAAGTAGTTGGTGAGATAGTTGGCGTCGTACCAGGCCTGGTGTTTGGTCAGTGCGCACACCCAAGACTCGCCCATCGTCTTGTTGGACACCATGTCCGGTATGGCGCACTGCGGCAGCAGATGGCCGCTGCGCTGCAACGCGTCCGGATCGAGCTGCGTCAGGCCCAGCCGGATGTGTCCGGACCAGCCGTTCTCGCTGCTCTCGATCTCGATGAGGAACACCTCGCCCGGCGACAGCGACCGTTCGCTGAACACTATGGCGTTGGCGAAGCTCATCTCCCGGTGGGCCACCGTGTCCTGGTCGTGCAGGCTCAGGTTGTAACCGTGGAACCGGTGAAACCGCGTCTGCTGATAAGTGCAAGGCTGCTTCTCGGACATGGCTCGGACACGACTCGGGGACGTGGGTCGATATCGACGAGGGCACGATTTAGGGGACGGTGGCGTTCTTCCTCCGAGCAGACACCGGCTGCGGCTGCCGCACCACCACTACCACACCCCCGTCAGAGACGACGACCATCGGCGGCAGCGGCCGTGGTCGGCCACACTAACTCCGAGTCATCTCGCGGGGCTCGCGATTTGCGGTGCACTATGAAatcgcgacgacgacgaacgACAACAATAATACGACGAACGCGATGAGCGGACTTACTGAAGGTAGTCAATACACGTCTTCGGCGTACCCTACCGCGGAACCGAGCACTAATAGCCGATCAGCAGATATCAAAAATCAACATCAACAACAagtaaaaacaacaacaaaagtcgtgtatattatttgttattattattattattattattatgcgatgAAGATGATAAATCTTACGAATCTTTAAAGTTTGAATAACCAACACTTTGTTATCTAATCAATCGTCTTATCAATGAGCAAAGAGCCCGCCCACGGTtttcgattatattttataagtacttaatcGGTATGCAcaagtaggtatgtaataatttattattgttgtcagTAACGATCAcgattttaagtatttgttattattcaaaaagtatgaGTCGacgatatttgaaaattttaccagttattaaaattggcattttttttacatgatttaattttcaaaatacttcaCTCATTTCAATGCTATTTATagtgaaatgaaatatttctttttgtttacctagttttattttttaaatatcgataaaaattattttgttgagtcaaaatacttgaaaatttaatagttccTCATACATTattgtgattcaaaaattataaaaatacataggcacattttttttttattagcttttaaagttcaaatattgacaaaaattcattaaaatcatgaatatttaccatttattttgttattaaaattcataaaaattagacCTTTAAAGGTAAAGTGTACTGAACTCCTCCATTGACACCCATGGGTAACATTTTAAGAAGGGGAGGGGaataaaaaaccttaaatTTTAGCTAAAATGATGTAATATGATttcaacatataaatataaataggtgtgctaaataataattaatataaataattcaaatttgttttgttattttatagttaatcaaaataaattttaataaatatagaaaaaaatagaatataatataatcattaatcaattatatagtagttaatattatttaactaggGGTAAGTGTTTCATCTTACCCCAAATGGACGCCCACGAATTTCTTTCAAAATtgactttataaattacataataataataaatatgtgtgtgATGCTGGGGGGACTAGAGCCAGGGGACTATTTTCTGGAACAACTAGTAGATACCTTGTACGTTGGGTTGCATTGCATTTAATTTCAAGGATGCTGTCTTATTACACCGGTACCGTAAAGTAAAGTAATGCATTTAATTGTTGtatgcttaaattattttaattgtattaataatgtctGCTATTGTCATAGCATTTACAAGGTAAATCGCGAATTAAAATAGAAGAGcactatcataattataatatattttagtaattttagaattaaaacatattttttttaaacttttccgGTGTTTTTTCCAGTTGATttccatatttatttacagcagcaaaagttataattagtattaatagtagTTGTAGCTTgaacaaaatagtaattttagtgGTAgtgatagttaaaaaaattttaaaaaaaaagtagttttagttaaaattttagttgtcGAAAAATGTCTTACTCAACAACTAAGTGtcgacaaatttttaattccgACACAAAATAGTCAAAGACAGAAGAGTTTTTACtcgaacaacaaaaaatatcgatGAATTGTTAATTCTGCCacagaaaacaatttataagattaataatgagtttaaaagataaattggACGAAGTaactcaatatattaatactaaatatccAGAATTAAATTTGGAGAATGTCTTGGTTTCTAACAGCCGtctaacaaatatttacaaaatcatatttcaaaaagaaaatgaacttaatttgtaaaaaaacaattgctAATGCAATAGGTAAATAGAAAAACAACCTAATTTCTTCATAAACATATTGGAAATATAAGTGacgttgatttatttaatgtgtcaaaaatgaataaggtaataataaaatgcattgaCATAATGCAAGACTATGTTTCAACTTAAATACACAAGTGTATCGCCCAAGAGTGATTTTAGGTGGAAGGATGATAAGGGATCCACTAATACCTAGTACTACTCCAATAGTACTAATTATTAGAAAGatattcattttcaataattgagcatcattttagtattaaagtgtactataatttttacaaaattaatttttttttaacaaatcaatatatttataggacattaaattaaacaatacataaatacgtCAACAACTATTTTACTCTaactaatttacataaatataatggcCCATAGTTAAGTGGTAAAAACGGCATCACCATTTGACCAAATTTCAACCCTTTTCCAAATGAGTACAACGACTTCAGAGGTTCAAATTGCTTTGTCAAGTctctaaacaataaaataaatatttataattcgatagtttcattatttttgattgaaaaaaacatacttAACAACAATTTGATGATTTGTTTCTTCCCATATTTTCTTCAAAGCCATTTTGACAACACCGTCATTTTGAATGGGTGATAAGGAACAGGTTGAATAAACTACTGTACCGCCCACGGAAATGTTCATTAAAGCAGTTCTGagaagaataaaatgtattatacatttaaatatcaatacatacatcaacataaatataggtatgtattactttaaaatatcagCTTGTATTTCAGGCAATTGTAAGCGTTCCTTAGCACGAGTAGGTTTGAACATgttattttcatcattttcaaACTGTGACGATCATTTGTGCATGGAACATCTACTAATATCtgataataaatagaatatataattattttattcgtgcaaaaatttacaacaaaatGAACTATAGAAGTTGAATGTATTAAGAAGGATatcatttaacttttaagtaaatattaacttgatataattttaaagagggctgtttaatttttatttatttcatgttttactcaattaattgcaatttataaaacctggaggataattaataattaaataacttaataactaGAATAAAATACCAAGCCTACTAtggactaaaaataataaaaataatattaaaaataatattattagaggATCTAAAGTTGGTAATAAGTAGGGCACGGATTTAAGTGTTTTCACATATTGCTAATGATTATATGCAGTCTTATGAAAGTACAAATTGTGGAAGATTCATTGAATACTAAGTTCAcaggaaaaatttttttttttgcatattaaaaaatatgtagcaTATTTGGAAATATACGGTCCATTTTGAGAAAAATGCcgatttcttattattttaataaaaaggtacttaaaaaaatttacggcAAATGGATttgataattactataattttgatttaataaaaaaaaaaaaaatactttatgaaAATACATCACCTATCAGCTAAGATCaaagtgttaataattttgcaatttttttagagAATTTAAGCATCATATTTTAGACATATTTAGAGAATATAAATCCAGACcctagtaataagtaataatgattTGTCTAAAAACACTTGTTTATTTCTTgcccaaattattaaaaaaaaataataataaaacagcaTTCTAAACTAATAGCCACTCACCTAgctatgcatttaaaatacttaaactaagattaggtataatttttttttaataaaaataaataaattctaaatatagaatttaaataattactttattgtatacatcagGTTCATTAATGTGTCGTGCATTAATTTGTGTAAACATAAGACGTGAGCCCCAACTTTGATAGTCAGAAATATATTCAGAcataacattatgtatttttttaattctggaTTCTTGAATATCATTGCATACCAatgattctaaaatataatcaaataatgataaattattttttttaattacaaattaaacaacaatgtatcatcaataattaagttaaatacctTACAGATAAAAACAAGTAATAACTAACCTGGTAATAATGTTTGTAGTGTTGCTAATGCTTTACCACCTGGAGCTGAACACATATCTAATACTCTGTCGCCAAGTTTTAAATCTAGAGCGAACACAGGTAAAATTGAACCTCCGTCcatcaaataataatctaaagtcaaatcaaaaatattcaataaagtttattaactatgatttatttccaacaatttaaattaatttattaaataatatatagagtgGACCTAGTTACACAACATTTCCAAGTTAATTTATgcgaatttgaataaatatatatttttttttagtttgaagtaggtattcataataataaattgaaaaaatatattttatttagcttttttaatttgtttttagtatctatttatgcaacaaatatttaaaaacagtattattatacaaaaattactattaaaaatggaattttaattataatattttactattatcaaatatcaatacttTGAATTGTATATCTTAT from Aphis gossypii isolate Hap1 chromosome 1, ASM2018417v2, whole genome shotgun sequence includes these protein-coding regions:
- the LOC114128721 gene encoding neuralized-like protein 2, translated to MSEKQPCTYQQTRFHRFHGYNLSLHDQDTVAHREMSFANAIVFSERSLSPGEVFLIEIESSENGWSGHIRLGLTQLDPDALQRSGHLLPQCAIPDMVSNKTMGESWVCALTKHQAWYDANYLTNYFRLDGNHVFTSRGTFPTSILKSSRDDKMDILPTDVGSRVGVLYLPCGQNMAVMHFIINGEFVVPLSRTIPYNDGPIRAVIDVYGATKRVRVIQVYNVNSLQSACRETILKNIKAASVSKLPLPNALKEYLLYKT